One Bombyx mori chromosome 28, ASM3026992v2 DNA segment encodes these proteins:
- the CPG24 gene encoding cuticular protein glycine-rich 24 isoform X1, translated as MVILVASLAVVAFAKEEKGTPKAVEEKKQDKRGIYDIGSYGGHNFGGSDEGYGGHESYGGHEGISFGHQEGHDFGGESYNLGGHGGGEYGSSGGDWKPIASEGDYHHGHHEHHEHIKTVEVVKKVPVPYTVEKHVPYTVEKKVPYEVKVPVPQPYTVEKKVPFTVKEYVKYPVYVPEPYTVEKKVPYEVKVHVDKPYEVKVKVPTPYTVEKKIPYEVKVPVPQPYTVEKKVPVPVKYEVKVPQPYEVIKKVPYEVKVPVDRPYNVYVPKPYPVHVEKPYPVTVHKPVPYEVKVPVDKPYKVEVEKPYPVPVKVPVPKPYEVIKKIPYTVEKKVPYEVKVPIDKPYPVYKEVQVPLVKEVPYPVKYHVPIYFKKEEEHHQHHQHHGWH; from the exons ATG GTTATTTTGGTGGCATCGTTGGCCGTGGTTGCCTTTGCCAAGGAGGAGAAAGGCACACCGAAGGCAGTCGAAGAGAAGAAACAAGACAAAAGGGGCATCTATGACATAGGATCTTATGGAGGACATAATTTCGGAGGTAGCGATGAAGGCTACGGCGGTCACGAAAGCTATGGAGGGCACGAAGGTATCAGCTTCGGTCACCAAGAAGGACACGACTTCGGAGGCGAAAGCTACAACTTAGGCGGACATGGAGGCGGCGAGTACGGCAGCAGCGGCGGCGACTGGAAGCCAATTGCCAGCGAAGGCGACTACCACCACGGTCATCATGAACACCACGAGCACATCAAAACTGTTGAGGTGGTAAAGAAGGTGCCTGTTCCGTATACAGTCGAGAAACACGTCCCCTATACCGTCGAGAAGAAAGTACCCTATGAGGTGAAAGTGCCCGTACCTCAGCCCTACACCGTCGAAAAGAAAGTTCCCTTTACCGTCAAGGAATACGTCAAATACCCAGTATACGTACCTGAACCTTACACCGTTGAAAAGAAAGTACCTTATGAAGTCAAGGTCCACGTTGACAAGCCTTACGAAGTCAAAGTCAAAGTGCCCACTCCCTACACCGTTGAGAAGAAAATCCCTTACGAAGTGAAAGTGCCCGTTCCCCAGCCCTACACTGTCGAGAAAAAGGTCCCAGTTCCAGTGAAATACGAAGTTAAGGTGCCCCAACCATACGAAGTCATTAAGAAAGTGCCTTACGAAGTCAAAGTACCAGTCGACAGGCCCTACAATGTATACGTGCCTAAGCCTTACCCCGTCCATGTTGAAAAGCCCTACCCAGTGACCGTACACAAGCCAGTGCCCTACGAAGTTAAGGTCCCCGTTGACAAGCCCTACAAGGTCGAAGTAGAGAAGCCCTATCCGGTCCCCGTTAAAGTGCCAGTACCAAAACCTTACGAAGTCATCAAGAAAATCCCTTACACCGTCGAAAAGAAAGTGCCTTATGAAGTCAAAGTGCCTATTGACAAGCCCTACCCGGTCTACAAGGAAGTTCAAGTGCCGCTCGTCAAAGAAGTACCTTACCCGGTCAAGTACCACGTCCCTATCTACTTCAAGAAAGAGGAGGAACACCACCAACACCACCAACACCACGGATGGCATTGA
- the CPG24 gene encoding cuticular protein glycine-rich 24 precursor (The RefSeq protein has 1 substitution compared to this genomic sequence), whose translation MKYTVILVASLAVVAFAKEEKGTPKAVEEKKQDKRGIYDIGSYGGHNFGGSDEGYGGHESYGGHEGISFGHQEGHDFGGESYNLGGHGGGEYGSSGGDWKPIASEGDYHHGHHEHHEHIKTVEVVKKVPVPYTVEKHVPYTVEKKVPYEVKVPVPQPYTVEKKVPFTVKEYVKYPVYVPEPYTVEKKVPYEVKVHVDKPYEVKVKVPTPYTVEKKIPYEVKVPVPHPYTVEKKVPVPVKYEVKVPQPYEVIKKVPYEVKVPVDRPYNVYVPKPYPVHVEKPYPVTVHKPVPYEVKVPVDKPYKVEVEKPYPVPVKVPVPKPYEVIKKIPYTVEKKVPYEVKVPIDKPYPVYKEVQVPLVKEVPYPVKYHVPIYFKKEEEHHQHHQHHGWH comes from the exons ATGAAGTACACG GTTATTTTGGTGGCATCGTTGGCCGTGGTTGCCTTTGCCAAGGAGGAGAAAGGCACACCGAAGGCAGTCGAAGAGAAGAAACAAGACAAAAGGGGCATCTATGACATAGGATCTTATGGAGGACATAATTTCGGAGGTAGCGATGAAGGCTACGGCGGTCACGAAAGCTATGGAGGGCACGAAGGTATCAGCTTCGGTCACCAAGAAGGACACGACTTCGGAGGCGAAAGCTACAACTTAGGCGGACATGGAGGCGGCGAGTACGGCAGCAGCGGCGGCGACTGGAAGCCAATTGCCAGCGAAGGCGACTACCACCACGGTCATCATGAACACCACGAGCACATCAAAACTGTTGAGGTGGTAAAGAAGGTGCCTGTTCCGTATACAGTCGAGAAACACGTCCCCTATACCGTCGAGAAGAAAGTACCCTATGAGGTGAAAGTGCCCGTACCTCAGCCCTACACCGTCGAAAAGAAAGTTCCCTTTACCGTCAAGGAATACGTCAAATACCCAGTATACGTACCTGAACCTTACACCGTTGAAAAGAAAGTACCTTATGAAGTCAAGGTCCACGTTGACAAGCCTTACGAAGTCAAAGTCAAAGTGCCCACTCCCTACACCGTTGAGAAGAAAATCCCTTACGAAGTGAAAGTGCCCGTTCCCCAGCCCTACACTGTCGAGAAAAAGGTCCCAGTTCCAGTGAAATACGAAGTTAAGGTGCCCCAACCATACGAAGTCATTAAGAAAGTGCCTTACGAAGTCAAAGTACCAGTCGACAGGCCCTACAATGTATACGTGCCTAAGCCTTACCCCGTCCATGTTGAAAAGCCCTACCCAGTGACCGTACACAAGCCAGTGCCCTACGAAGTTAAGGTCCCCGTTGACAAGCCCTACAAGGTCGAAGTAGAGAAGCCCTATCCGGTCCCCGTTAAAGTGCCAGTACCAAAACCTTACGAAGTCATCAAGAAAATCCCTTACACCGTCGAAAAGAAAGTGCCTTATGAAGTCAAAGTGCCTATTGACAAGCCCTACCCGGTCTACAAGGAAGTTCAAGTGCCGCTCGTCAAAGAAGTACCTTACCCGGTCAAGTACCACGTCCCTATCTACTTCAAGAAAGAGGAGGAACACCACCAACACCACCAACACCACGGATGGCATTGA